One window from the genome of Papaver somniferum cultivar HN1 unplaced genomic scaffold, ASM357369v1 unplaced-scaffold_84, whole genome shotgun sequence encodes:
- the LOC113345871 gene encoding aerolysin-like protein: protein MSTRMPPLSLRSLFYQELSTTSFMTLLMQGFTTSMLLLANEEARNKKGEGSDTVKLNLKHTERYTREWTASVSFTLGVKVSLSVGVPEIAEGKVETSYEFKSSYEWGERNEDELEMGSEYTVTVPPMSSVKVSLMATRASCDIPFSYTQRDVLTNGTVKVYYKNDGIFKGRNAYNYRLAVALAVM, encoded by the exons ATGTCGACGCGTATGCCCCCATTGTCATTGAGGAGCCTGTTTTATCAAGAACTATCGACAACGTCATTTATGACCTTACTGATGCAAGGATTTACGACGAGCATGTTATTGCTTGCGAATGAAGAGGCTAGGAACAAAAAGGGAGAAGGTTCCGACACGGTTAAATTGAATCTCAAACATACAGAAAGGTATACTAGGGAATGGACAGCAAGCGTATCGTTCACACTGGGTGTCAAGGTGAGTTTAAGCGTAGGTGTCCCAGAAATAGCGGAGGGCAAGGTTGAGACATCCTACGAGTTTAAAAGTTCGTATGAATGGGGAGAAAGaaatgaagatgaacttgaaaTGGGGTCTGAGTATACAGTTACTGTGCCTCCTATGAGTAGCGTGAAGGTGAGTCTGATGGCGACACGGGCTTCATGCGACATACCCTTTTCGTACACTCAGCGTGACGTCTTAACAAATGGAACAGTAAAAGTATACTACAAGAATGATGGCATATTTAAGGGCCGCAATGCCTACAACTACAG ACTGGCAGTGGCATTGGCAGTTATGTAA
- the LOC113345870 gene encoding uncharacterized protein LOC113345870 codes for MAQRLPKFIIIQSNFNHRYLHLEKVNPTAADSLRFDGDYSFGLETRFEVVPATTENGLVHIRSKLNDRFWANMGGPNGWITATSVKPDENRSSQSCTLFQPVYLNSNSNKIVRLLHVHTSYYVSFFMGTNQTNGCLNLISNSQLTDQRDLFTIIDWQSIVMFPDIIRIKGDNGMHLKAFSDGLWIIIMKSLILQILNMRCFQVVTEALPESVQYGNIGSLTIIVVGMGI; via the coding sequence ATGGCACAACGACTTCCCAAGTTTATCATAATCCAATCCAACTTCAACCACAGATACCTGCACTTAGAAAAGGTTAATCCAACCGCAGCTGATTCCCTCCGATTTGATGGAGATTACAGTTTCGGGCTTGAGACCAGATTTGAGGTAGTGCCAGCTACCACTGAAAATGGACTGGTACACATCCGATCCAAACTAAATGACCGCTTCTGGGCAAACATGGGGGGCCCCAACGGATGGATCACTGCCACGTCCGTCAAACCTGACGAGAATCGATCTAGCCAGTCTTGCACGCTCTTCCAGCCGGTTTACTTGAATTCCAACAGCAACAAGATCGTCCGGCTCCTCCATGTCCACACCAGCTACTATGTTTCCTTCTTTATGGGCACCAACCAGACCAATGGTTGCTTAAATTTAATTAGCAACTCGCAACTCACTGACCAGCGCGATCTGTTTACCATCATTGACTGGCAATCAATCGTGATGTTTCCCGACATTATCAGAATCAAGGGCGACAATGGAATGCACCTCAAGGCCTTTTCAGACGGGTTATGGATTATAATTATGAAGTCGCTAATTCTCCAGATTTTGAATATGAGGTGTTTCCAAGTCGTGACGGAGGCTCTGCCTGAAAGTGTCCAATATGGCAATATTGGAAGCTTGACAATAATCGTCGTGGGTATGGGCATATGA